A single genomic interval of Pogoniulus pusillus isolate bPogPus1 chromosome 24, bPogPus1.pri, whole genome shotgun sequence harbors:
- the IRF7 gene encoding interferon regulatory factor 7, translating to MAAPPSQGEAQKLRFGPWLLAAIDSQKYPGLRWVDASRSRFRVPWKHNARKDVTSSDLEVFKAWAVVSGHYEGCPEDPAKWKTNFRCALRSTGMFQKLEDNSRCADDPHKVFAVSSAASGHGEEGGFTSPAPVLAQQAQLDCHLRDGTPETAPPPGSADPPQPVLQERLETLQWVMQHCAISPRDPGALEPPWAGDIAHQDLLLQPDPDPSQNSNLAEWVPMVDQPLLGAYAPLDPVLLREDQVPGAVPLPCHPPEVMVPVPPSEGTILFVPSADPVPPPAPEDKTGPILVLDITIFYRGREILREEVRGTQCLLAYQLLDPALALRPGQRVVFPSPAELPDRKQRQFTEELLLAAGLQLEQRAQRIFATRLKRCKVFWALSRQLEGRQEPPLNVLQRDQETPVFDFNQFRAELNAFYSRQRRQSPDFTIYFCFGQCFSKDKSKESKLILVKLVPKLCQYLFEKVQQEGVSSLDSDTISLQLSDSFSLYELIEHWPMQVD from the exons ATGGCCGCGCCGCCGAGCCAGGG AGAGGCTCAGAAGCTGCGCTTCGGACCCTGGCTGTTGGCTGCCATCGACAGCCAGAAGTACCCAGGGCTGCGCTGGGTCGATGCCAGCCGCAGCCGCTTCCGCGTCCCCTGGAAGCACAACGCCAGGAAGGATGTCACCAGCAGCgacctggaggtcttcaag GCCTGGGCAGTGGTGAGTGGGCACTACGAGGGCTGCCCCGAGGACCCTGCCAAGTGGAAGACCAACTTCCGCTGTGCCCTGCGGAGCACGGGCATGTTCCAGAAGCTGGAGGACAACTCCAGGTGTGCTGACGACCCCCACAAGGTCTTTGCTGTCTCCTCAG ctgcctcagggcATGGCGAGGAGGGAGGTTTtaccagccctgcccctgtgctggcccAGCAGGCACAG CTGGACTGCCACCTCCGAGATGGGACCCCAGaaactgccccccccccag GCAGCGCTGACCCcccacagcctgtgctgcaggagaggctggagacCCTGCAGTGGGTAATGCAGCACTGTGCCATCTCCCCCCGTGaccctggagccctggagccaccctgggcag GGGACATTGCCCACCAGGACCTCTTGCTCCAGCCTGACCCAGACCCCAGCCAAAACAGCAACCTGGCCGAGTGGGTGCCCATGGTGGATCAACCCCTGCTGGGCGCCTATGCACCCCTGGACCccgtgctgctgagggaggaccaag TGCCAGGGGCCGTGCCACTGCCGTGCCACCCGCCAGAGGTCATGGTCCCTGTGCCTCCCTCAGAGGGGACCATCCTCTTTGTGCCCTCTGCTGACCCTgtgccaccaccagcaccagaggATAAGACAG GTCCCATCCTGGTCCTGGACATCACCATCTTCTACCGGGGGAGGGAGATCCTGCGGGAGGAGGTGCGGGGCACGCAGTGCCTGCTGGCTTACCAGCTGCTGGACCCCGCGCTGGCACTGCGGCCCGGGCAGCGGGTCGTGTTCCCCAGCCCCGCCGAGCTGCCCGACCGCAAGCAGCGGCAGTTCaccgaggagctgctgctggcggccgggctgcagctggagcagagggcgcAGCGCATCTTCGCCACCCGCCTCAAGCGATGCAAGGTCTTCTGGGCGCTGTCCCGGCAGCTGGAGGGGCGCCAGGAGCCGCCGCTCAACGTGCTGCAGCGCGACCAGGAGACACCCGTCTTCGACTTCAACCAGTTCCGCGCCG agctgaacGCCTTctacagcaggcagaggaggcagtccCCCGACTTCACCATCTACTTCTGCTTTGGGCAGTGCTTCTCCAAGGACAAGAGCAAGGAGTCCAAGCTCATCCTGGTCAAG CTGGTGCCCAAGCTCTGCCAGTACCTGTTCGAGAAGGTGCAGCAGGAAGGGGTCTCCTCCCTGGACAGCGACACcatcagcctgcagctctccgACTCCTTCAGCCTCTACGAGCTCATCGAGCACTGGCCCATGCAGGTGGACTGA